A genome region from bacterium SCSIO 12844 includes the following:
- a CDS encoding elongation factor Ts has protein sequence MAITAQMVKELRERTGAGMMECKKALTETNGDMEKAVEMMRKAGQAKADKKASRTTAEGVIVIATSANGKEAALVEINCETDFVARDENFTQFANNVAQAVLVSKETEVAKLADLKLVTGEDIETARKNLISKIGENISVRRVKFVETATGVLGTYSHSGRIGVVVTVENGDQELAKDLAMHVAASNPTVVDPSEVPAELVEKEKEIFSAQAKESGKPEAIIEKMVEGRVRKFLDEVSLTGQPFVKDPNQKVSALLKAKGATVTGFIRYAVGEGIEKEETNFAEEVMSQVRGA, from the coding sequence ATGGCAATTACAGCTCAAATGGTAAAAGAACTTCGCGAGCGTACAGGCGCTGGTATGATGGAGTGTAAAAAAGCATTAACTGAAACTAATGGTGATATGGAAAAAGCAGTTGAAATGATGCGTAAAGCTGGCCAGGCTAAGGCTGATAAAAAAGCATCACGCACAACTGCTGAAGGTGTGATTGTTATTGCGACATCTGCTAATGGTAAAGAAGCAGCTTTAGTTGAAATTAACTGTGAAACTGACTTCGTTGCACGTGATGAGAACTTTACACAATTTGCGAATAATGTTGCTCAAGCAGTGCTTGTTTCTAAAGAAACTGAAGTAGCTAAATTAGCAGACCTTAAATTAGTTACTGGTGAAGATATTGAAACAGCACGTAAGAATTTAATTTCTAAAATTGGTGAAAATATTAGTGTTCGTCGTGTTAAATTCGTTGAAACTGCAACAGGTGTTTTAGGTACATACAGTCATAGTGGACGTATTGGTGTTGTTGTTACAGTTGAAAATGGTGATCAAGAATTAGCAAAAGATCTAGCAATGCATGTTGCTGCGTCAAATCCAACGGTAGTTGACCCATCTGAAGTGCCAGCTGAATTGGTTGAAAAAGAAAAAGAAATTTTTTCAGCACAAGCAAAAGAATCTGGAAAACCTGAAGCAATTATTGAAAAAATGGTTGAAGGGCGTGTACGTAAGTTTCTTGATGAAGTTAGCTTAACTGGCCAACCTTTTGTTAAAGATCCAAATCAAAAAGTCTCTGCATTATTGAAAGCAAAAGGTGCAACAGTTACTGGCTTTATTCGATATGCAGTCGGTGAAGGTATCGAAAAAGAAGAAACAAACTTTGCAGAAGAGGTTATGAGTCAAGTACGTGGAGCATAA
- the rpsB gene encoding 30S ribosomal protein S2, translated as MVTMKNMMKAGVHFGHHKRYWNPKMENYIFGTNHGIHIINLEKTLPMFKDALNAVGRVASRNKSKILFVGTKRSAQNIVKEEAIRSGMPYVNHRWLGGMLTNYKTIRQSIKRLRDLEKMREDGFLERLTKKEALKTTREIEKLELSLGGIKNMGGLPDAIVIVDSNEERIAIQEANRLGIPVIGIVDTNSNPDGIDYLIPGNDDAVRAIRFYLSSFADAILDARQAKATADLEEAVIDEIEEVTVAEEVKEADQADTQEVESESENKDKED; from the coding sequence ATGGTTACAATGAAAAATATGATGAAAGCTGGTGTACATTTTGGTCACCATAAGCGTTATTGGAATCCAAAAATGGAAAACTACATTTTTGGTACTAATCATGGTATTCATATCATCAATCTTGAAAAAACATTACCAATGTTCAAAGATGCATTAAATGCAGTTGGCAGAGTTGCATCTCGTAACAAAAGTAAAATTTTATTTGTTGGTACAAAACGTTCAGCACAAAACATTGTAAAAGAAGAAGCCATACGTTCAGGTATGCCTTATGTTAATCACCGCTGGTTAGGTGGTATGCTGACAAACTATAAAACAATTCGTCAATCAATTAAGCGCTTACGTGATTTAGAAAAAATGCGTGAAGATGGTTTTCTTGAGCGTTTAACTAAAAAAGAAGCATTAAAAACAACACGTGAAATTGAAAAACTTGAGCTAAGCTTAGGTGGTATTAAAAATATGGGTGGTTTACCTGATGCGATCGTTATTGTGGATAGTAATGAAGAGCGTATTGCAATTCAAGAAGCTAATCGTTTAGGCATTCCAGTCATTGGAATTGTTGATACAAACTCTAATCCAGATGGTATTGATTATTTGATTCCAGGTAATGATGATGCCGTACGCGCCATTCGTTTTTATCTTTCTAGCTTTGCTGATGCAATTTTAGATGCGCGCCAAGCCAAAGCAACAGCAGATTTAGAAGAAGCTGTAATAGATGAAATTGAAGAAGTAACTGTAGCTGAAGAAGTAAAAGAAGCTGACCAAGCAGATACTCAAGAAGTAGAATCAGAGTCTGAAAATAAAGATAAAGAGGATTAA
- the map gene encoding type I methionyl aminopeptidase, translating into MSKAIIKTNDEIEKMRIAGKLAAEVLTLIGDYVKAGVTTDELNSICHQHITEVQQAIPAPLNYHGFPKSICTSINHVVCHGIPGPKKLKKGDILNIDVTVLKDGYHGDTSKMFFVGESSIMAKRLVEVTHECLWRGIENVKPGATLGEIAKPIEAYAHKHNFSVVEDFCGHGIGKGFHEDPQVLHYYDPRNANMNTVLEEGMIFTIEPMINVGGKKVTILKDKWTAITKDRSLSAQWEHTILVTKNGHEVLTLRDEEKQ; encoded by the coding sequence ATGTCAAAAGCAATCATTAAAACAAACGACGAAATTGAAAAAATGCGCATTGCAGGAAAGCTTGCAGCTGAAGTATTAACTTTAATTGGTGATTATGTCAAAGCTGGTGTTACAACAGATGAGCTAAATAGTATTTGTCATCAACACATTACAGAAGTACAACAAGCAATACCAGCCCCTTTAAATTATCATGGTTTTCCTAAATCAATTTGCACCTCAATTAATCATGTCGTCTGTCATGGTATACCAGGGCCGAAAAAATTAAAAAAAGGTGATATTCTTAATATTGATGTTACTGTTCTTAAAGATGGCTATCATGGAGATACGAGCAAAATGTTCTTTGTTGGTGAATCGAGCATTATGGCCAAACGCTTAGTTGAAGTAACACATGAATGTTTATGGCGAGGTATTGAAAATGTTAAACCAGGCGCAACTTTAGGTGAAATCGCCAAACCAATTGAAGCTTATGCACACAAGCATAATTTTTCAGTGGTAGAAGACTTCTGTGGTCATGGCATTGGCAAAGGTTTTCATGAAGACCCACAAGTGCTTCATTACTATGATCCGCGTAATGCTAATATGAATACGGTATTAGAAGAAGGAATGATATTTACAATTGAGCCAATGATTAATGTAGGTGGTAAAAAAGTAACTATACTTAAAGATAAATGGACTGCCATCACAAAGGATCGTTCATTATCTGCCCAATGGGAACATACCATATTAGTAACTAAAAACGGCCATGAAGTCTTAACATTAAGGGATGAAGAAAAACAATGA